Proteins co-encoded in one Pirellulales bacterium genomic window:
- a CDS encoding Gfo/Idh/MocA family oxidoreductase yields MSKRKHAANRREFLATAATTAATAAAISCPYIITSSALGAGDKPAASERIVMAGIGIGNRGNDDLGSFAGRPDVQYVAVCDVKKGARESAKGRIDSHYHNKDCKMYGDFRDVLARSDIDAVHIATPDHWHAIIVVEACRNGKDVFCEKPESRTIREGRLMVNAARRYSRVVSGGSQRVLEDYRKDTEKCYSGELGTIREVYVNCGGPSKPCNLPAQPVPAGLDWDMWLGPAPWAPYHEYRVSGSYNINGTSWRSWRDYSGGGMTDWGAHKFGGAMFAADVRDQGPTDIYPPDGKEHKWLTYVFANGLKIYHSEGHGNMDPVGTPGEKIEAKPYPQYKGTGGLPGDFIYCVRTREKPFRDIEFAHRTATVCHLGNICYELKRHLKWDPNKEEFPGDEEANRFLDRAKREPWSLS; encoded by the coding sequence ATGAGCAAGCGTAAGCATGCGGCGAATCGAAGAGAGTTTCTGGCCACGGCAGCTACCACTGCGGCCACAGCGGCGGCGATTAGCTGCCCGTATATCATTACGTCGTCGGCCCTCGGCGCCGGCGACAAACCGGCCGCGAGCGAGCGGATCGTGATGGCCGGCATCGGCATCGGCAATCGCGGCAACGACGATTTGGGCTCCTTCGCGGGCCGGCCCGACGTTCAATACGTCGCGGTTTGCGATGTGAAGAAGGGGGCTCGCGAAAGCGCCAAGGGGCGCATCGACAGCCACTACCACAACAAAGATTGCAAGATGTACGGCGATTTCCGCGACGTGCTTGCCCGTAGCGATATCGACGCGGTGCACATCGCCACGCCCGACCATTGGCATGCGATCATCGTGGTCGAGGCGTGCCGCAACGGGAAAGACGTGTTCTGCGAAAAGCCCGAGTCGCGCACGATCCGCGAAGGCCGTCTGATGGTCAATGCGGCGCGGCGCTATTCGCGCGTCGTTTCCGGCGGTAGCCAGCGCGTGTTGGAAGACTATCGCAAAGACACCGAGAAGTGTTACAGCGGCGAATTAGGCACGATCCGCGAGGTGTATGTGAATTGCGGCGGACCGTCGAAGCCGTGCAATCTGCCGGCCCAGCCGGTTCCGGCCGGCCTCGATTGGGACATGTGGCTCGGGCCAGCGCCGTGGGCTCCGTATCACGAATATCGCGTGAGCGGCAGCTATAACATCAACGGCACGAGCTGGCGTTCGTGGCGCGATTATTCCGGCGGCGGCATGACCGACTGGGGCGCTCACAAGTTCGGCGGGGCGATGTTTGCCGCCGATGTGCGCGACCAAGGGCCGACCGATATCTATCCGCCCGACGGCAAGGAACATAAGTGGCTCACTTATGTTTTCGCCAACGGCCTGAAGATCTACCACAGCGAAGGCCACGGCAACATGGATCCCGTCGGCACCCCCGGCGAGAAGATCGAAGCCAAGCCGTATCCGCAATATAAGGGAACCGGCGGATTGCCCGGCGACTTTATCTATTGCGTTCGCACCCGGGAAAAGCCGTTCCGCGATATCGAATTCGCCCATCGCACGGCAACGGTTTGCCACTTGGGCAATATTTGCTACGAGCTCAAGCGGCACTTGAAGTGGGACCCGAACAAGGAAGAATTCCCCGGCGACGAAGAAGCCAACCGCTTCCTCGATCGCGCCAAACGCGAACCGTGGTCGCTGAGCTGA